One genomic window of Notamacropus eugenii isolate mMacEug1 chromosome 6, mMacEug1.pri_v2, whole genome shotgun sequence includes the following:
- the MELTF gene encoding melanotransferrin isoform X2 — protein MRTLCSVIGLLLSFQAALGMSELKWCAISDPEQEKCVAMAAAFKEAGLQPSLSCVLGASADHCIRLIEVKKADAITLDGGAIYEAGKYYNLKPVVGEMYDQEAGTSYYAVAVVRRNSSLSIDQLQGARSCHTGINRTVGWNVPVGYLVESGRLSVMGCDMLRAVSSYFGGSCVPGAGETSYADSLCRLCRGDAAGEGRCSKSPLERYYDYSGAFRCLADGAGDVAFVKHSTVLENTDGKTLSSWGKPLLSSDFQLLCRDGSRAEVTQWRRCHLARVPAHAVVVRADTDGALVFRLLNEGQMRFNQEGASFQMFESDAFQQKNLLFKDSTMELVPIATQTYQAWLGTEYLHAMMGLVCDPNRLPNYLRWCVLSTPEIQKCGDMAVAFSRKQLKPEIQCISGESARHCMEQIKAKEADVITLSGGDIYTAGQSYGLVPAAGESYQDDGKDTYYAVAVVKRNSSYAFTIDELKGKRSCHSGHDIASGWDIPVGVLVQRGFIRPKGCDILQAVSEFFSASCVPVNNAKDYPPRLCELCIGDDHGLNKCHGNSQERYYGYSGAFRCLAEGAGDVAFVKHSTVFENTNGHNTENWAVSLKSEDYELLCPNGARAEVTQFEACNLAQVPAHAVMVHPDTNIFAVYGLLDKAQDLFGNDSNKNGFKMFDSSDYHGQDLLFKDSTIRVVPVQEKTSFTSWLGQDYVASLEGLQSLQCSRAVTATPALLLLLLGSVLSSPDL, from the exons ATGAGGACCCTCTGCAGTGTCATTGGGCTGCTCCTCTCCTTCCAGGCAG CCTTGGGGATGAGTGAGCTGAAGTGGTGTGCCATCTCGGACCCAGAGCAGGAGAAATGTGTGGCTATGGCAGCAGCCTTCAAGGAAGCCGGCCTCCAGCCGTCTCTCAGCTGCGTCCTGGGGGCCTCAGCTGACCACTGCATCCGCCTCATCGAG GTCAAGAAGGCAGATGCCATTACGCTGGACGGGGGAGCCATCTACGAGGCTGGGAAATACTATAACCTGAAGCCCGTGGTGGGCGAAATGTATGATCAAG AGGCTGGCACCTCTTACTATGCTGTGGCTGTGGTCAGAAGGAACTCCTCCCTGAGTATTGACCAGTTGCAAGGGGCGAGGTCCTGCCATACTGGCATCAACCGCACAGTGGGCTGGAATGTGCCTGTGGGCTACCTGGTGGAGAGCGGACGCCTTTCGGTGATGGGTTGCGACATGCTGAGAG CGGTCAGCAGCTACTTTGGGGGCAGTTGTGTCCCTGGAGCCGGGGAGACCAGCTATGCGGACTCCCTTTGCAGGCTGTGCAGGGGAGACGCTGCTGGGGAGGGAAGGTGTAGCAAGAGTCCCCTGGAGAGATATTACGATTACAGTGGGGCCTTCAG GTGCCTGGCTGATGGAGCAGGAGATGtagcatttgtaaagcacagCACAGTTCTGGAGAACACAGATG GGAAAACTCTGAGCTCGTGGGGCAAGCCACTGCTGTCCAGTGACTTCCAGCTGCTGTGCAGGGATGGCAGCCGGGCAGAGGTCACCCAGTGGAGGCGCTGCCACTTGGCCCGGGTGCCCGCTCATGCTGTGGTTGTCAGGGCTGACACGGATGGGGCCCTTGTGTTCCGCTTGCTGAACGAAGGCCAG ATGAGATTCAACCAGGAGGGAGCCAGCTTCCAGATGTTTGAGTCCGATGCCTTCCAGCAGAAAAACCTCTTGTTCAAGGATTCCACCATGGAGTTGGTGCCCATCGCCACGCAGACTTACCAGGCCTGGCTGGGCACCGAGTACCTCCATGCCATGATGGGCCTGGTTTGCGACCCCAACA GGCTCCCTAACTACCTCCGATGGTGCGTGCTGTCCACACCAGAGATCCAAAAGTGTGGGGACATGGCAGTGGCCTTTAGCCGAAAGCAGCTGAAGCCCGAGATCCAGTGCATCTCAGGCGAGTCCGCCAGGCACTGCATGGAACAGATCAAG GCCAAGGAAGCCGATGTCATCACTCTGAGTGGAGGCGATATTTACACAGCCGGGCAGAGCTACGGCCTTGTGCCAGCTGCAGGGGAGAGCTACCAGG ATGACGGGAAGGACACATACTACGCAGTGGCTGTGGTCAAGAGGAACAGCTCCTATGCCTTCACCATAGATGAACTCAAGGGCAAGCGGTCCTGTCACTCCGGCCATGACATTGCGTCTGGTTGGGACATCCCTGTTGGAGTCCTGGTCCAGAGAGGCTTCATCCGGCCCAAGGGCTGTGACATCCTCCAAG CTGTGAGTGAATTCTTCTCGGCCAGCTGTGTGCCCGTGAATAATGCCAAAGACTACCCGCCCCGGCTCTGTGAGCTGTGCATCGGGGATGACCACGGCCTAAACAAATGTCATGGCAACAGCCAGGAGCGTTACTATGGCTACAGTGGGGCCTTCAG GTGCCTGGCAGAGGGTGCTGGAGATGTAGCCTTTGTCAAGCACTCCACAGTCTTTGAGAACACCAATG GACACAACACTGAAAACTGGGCAGTCAGCCTGAAGTCTGAAGACTATGAACTGCTGTGTCCCAATGGCGCCAGGGCTGAGGTCACTCAGTTTGAGGCTTGCAACCTGGCCCAGGTGCCGGCTCATGCTGTCATGGTACACCCAGACACCAACATCTTTGCTGTGTATGGGCTATTGGACAAAGCACAG GACTTGTTTGGTAATGACAGTAACAAGAATGGGTTCAAAATGTTTGACTCGTCGGATTACCATGGCCAAGACCTGCTGTTCAAAGACTCCACCATCCGAGTGGTGCCTGTCCAGGAGAAGACCTCCTTCACATCCTGGCTGGGCCAGGACTATGTGGCTTCCCTGGAGGGCCTTCAGTCACTGCAGTGCTCAAGAGCAG TGACCGCTACCCcagccctgctgctgctgcttctcggCTCCGTCCTGAGCAGCCCTGACCTGTGA
- the MELTF gene encoding melanotransferrin isoform X1, whose amino-acid sequence MRTLCSVIGLLLSFQAALGMSELKWCAISDPEQEKCVAMAAAFKEAGLQPSLSCVLGASADHCIRLIEVKKADAITLDGGAIYEAGKYYNLKPVVGEMYDQEAGTSYYAVAVVRRNSSLSIDQLQGARSCHTGINRTVGWNVPVGYLVESGRLSVMGCDMLRAVSSYFGGSCVPGAGETSYADSLCRLCRGDAAGEGRCSKSPLERYYDYSGAFRCLADGAGDVAFVKHSTVLENTDGKTLSSWGKPLLSSDFQLLCRDGSRAEVTQWRRCHLARVPAHAVVVRADTDGALVFRLLNEGQMRFNQEGASFQMFESDAFQQKNLLFKDSTMELVPIATQTYQAWLGTEYLHAMMGLVCDPNRLPNYLRWCVLSTPEIQKCGDMAVAFSRKQLKPEIQCISGESARHCMEQIKAKEADVITLSGGDIYTAGQSYGLVPAAGESYQADDGKDTYYAVAVVKRNSSYAFTIDELKGKRSCHSGHDIASGWDIPVGVLVQRGFIRPKGCDILQAVSEFFSASCVPVNNAKDYPPRLCELCIGDDHGLNKCHGNSQERYYGYSGAFRCLAEGAGDVAFVKHSTVFENTNGHNTENWAVSLKSEDYELLCPNGARAEVTQFEACNLAQVPAHAVMVHPDTNIFAVYGLLDKAQDLFGNDSNKNGFKMFDSSDYHGQDLLFKDSTIRVVPVQEKTSFTSWLGQDYVASLEGLQSLQCSRAVTATPALLLLLLGSVLSSPDL is encoded by the exons ATGAGGACCCTCTGCAGTGTCATTGGGCTGCTCCTCTCCTTCCAGGCAG CCTTGGGGATGAGTGAGCTGAAGTGGTGTGCCATCTCGGACCCAGAGCAGGAGAAATGTGTGGCTATGGCAGCAGCCTTCAAGGAAGCCGGCCTCCAGCCGTCTCTCAGCTGCGTCCTGGGGGCCTCAGCTGACCACTGCATCCGCCTCATCGAG GTCAAGAAGGCAGATGCCATTACGCTGGACGGGGGAGCCATCTACGAGGCTGGGAAATACTATAACCTGAAGCCCGTGGTGGGCGAAATGTATGATCAAG AGGCTGGCACCTCTTACTATGCTGTGGCTGTGGTCAGAAGGAACTCCTCCCTGAGTATTGACCAGTTGCAAGGGGCGAGGTCCTGCCATACTGGCATCAACCGCACAGTGGGCTGGAATGTGCCTGTGGGCTACCTGGTGGAGAGCGGACGCCTTTCGGTGATGGGTTGCGACATGCTGAGAG CGGTCAGCAGCTACTTTGGGGGCAGTTGTGTCCCTGGAGCCGGGGAGACCAGCTATGCGGACTCCCTTTGCAGGCTGTGCAGGGGAGACGCTGCTGGGGAGGGAAGGTGTAGCAAGAGTCCCCTGGAGAGATATTACGATTACAGTGGGGCCTTCAG GTGCCTGGCTGATGGAGCAGGAGATGtagcatttgtaaagcacagCACAGTTCTGGAGAACACAGATG GGAAAACTCTGAGCTCGTGGGGCAAGCCACTGCTGTCCAGTGACTTCCAGCTGCTGTGCAGGGATGGCAGCCGGGCAGAGGTCACCCAGTGGAGGCGCTGCCACTTGGCCCGGGTGCCCGCTCATGCTGTGGTTGTCAGGGCTGACACGGATGGGGCCCTTGTGTTCCGCTTGCTGAACGAAGGCCAG ATGAGATTCAACCAGGAGGGAGCCAGCTTCCAGATGTTTGAGTCCGATGCCTTCCAGCAGAAAAACCTCTTGTTCAAGGATTCCACCATGGAGTTGGTGCCCATCGCCACGCAGACTTACCAGGCCTGGCTGGGCACCGAGTACCTCCATGCCATGATGGGCCTGGTTTGCGACCCCAACA GGCTCCCTAACTACCTCCGATGGTGCGTGCTGTCCACACCAGAGATCCAAAAGTGTGGGGACATGGCAGTGGCCTTTAGCCGAAAGCAGCTGAAGCCCGAGATCCAGTGCATCTCAGGCGAGTCCGCCAGGCACTGCATGGAACAGATCAAG GCCAAGGAAGCCGATGTCATCACTCTGAGTGGAGGCGATATTTACACAGCCGGGCAGAGCTACGGCCTTGTGCCAGCTGCAGGGGAGAGCTACCAGG CAGATGACGGGAAGGACACATACTACGCAGTGGCTGTGGTCAAGAGGAACAGCTCCTATGCCTTCACCATAGATGAACTCAAGGGCAAGCGGTCCTGTCACTCCGGCCATGACATTGCGTCTGGTTGGGACATCCCTGTTGGAGTCCTGGTCCAGAGAGGCTTCATCCGGCCCAAGGGCTGTGACATCCTCCAAG CTGTGAGTGAATTCTTCTCGGCCAGCTGTGTGCCCGTGAATAATGCCAAAGACTACCCGCCCCGGCTCTGTGAGCTGTGCATCGGGGATGACCACGGCCTAAACAAATGTCATGGCAACAGCCAGGAGCGTTACTATGGCTACAGTGGGGCCTTCAG GTGCCTGGCAGAGGGTGCTGGAGATGTAGCCTTTGTCAAGCACTCCACAGTCTTTGAGAACACCAATG GACACAACACTGAAAACTGGGCAGTCAGCCTGAAGTCTGAAGACTATGAACTGCTGTGTCCCAATGGCGCCAGGGCTGAGGTCACTCAGTTTGAGGCTTGCAACCTGGCCCAGGTGCCGGCTCATGCTGTCATGGTACACCCAGACACCAACATCTTTGCTGTGTATGGGCTATTGGACAAAGCACAG GACTTGTTTGGTAATGACAGTAACAAGAATGGGTTCAAAATGTTTGACTCGTCGGATTACCATGGCCAAGACCTGCTGTTCAAAGACTCCACCATCCGAGTGGTGCCTGTCCAGGAGAAGACCTCCTTCACATCCTGGCTGGGCCAGGACTATGTGGCTTCCCTGGAGGGCCTTCAGTCACTGCAGTGCTCAAGAGCAG TGACCGCTACCCcagccctgctgctgctgcttctcggCTCCGTCCTGAGCAGCCCTGACCTGTGA